In Aerococcaceae bacterium zg-252, the genomic window ATTTCCCAGATTGTCGACATACTGAAGCTATCGTGAAAAAGATTGACGTGACTTGTCCTTTATGTCAACAAGGTCAATTAATTGAGCGTCAATCGAAGAAAAATCGTACATTTTATGGTTGCGACCGTTATCCTGAATGTGAATTTGTTTCGTGGGATAAGCCGATTGCTCGACCATGTCCGAAATGTAATCATTATATGACGGAAAAGACGACACGTAAAGGAAAAGAAATTAAATGTAGTCATTGTGATTACCAAGAATTAACCAAAGCATAAAATAATACACTGACAAGTAAGGGGAATTGGAGTTCCTGTGCTTGTCAGTGTATTTTGTTATTACGGTTTACATGGATAGCCACGATGTCTATGTACTACAATCGTTTCGCATATCCTTTGGCATATTCAGACGGGCTTACATTGTAGGTATTGCTAAAGGCTCGTGAAAAATATTGTAGTGAGCCATAACCGAGTTGTGTAGCTATTTCCGTTATTGATAAATTAGATTCTCGAATCAATTGCCGGCTTTTTTCAAGTCGTAACTGATTGATATAAATTTTTGGTGTGACGTGTTGATATTTGTTAAATAAATGTTGGAGTGTTGAACGTGATATATTAAACTGTTGGACTAAATCGCTAACTTTTAAGGTGGTAATATCGCTTGAATGAATGAAATCAATAATTTTAGCAAATAATTCATCTTCATATTTTTCTTGCATGGAAGTTGTTTGCTCACTAGCCGGCTCAATTAAACGTTGATTTAGGGCAATTAATAGACTATGAACATGAAGTGATAAATAATCTGCTTGTAATGGGGCAGTAAAATCTTGATGCATTAAATCTAAAAGTGGGGCTATCAGTGTGCTGATATCAAGTATCGTATTCACTAGTCGCTTGTCAATACCAGTCGCATTAAAACGAATTGTATGTACCAGACATTTTTCACTCGCATCATATAAGCGTTGATAGGTTGTATTTGGTGCAATGAGAATGGCTTGACCTTTTGTTAAAGTTGCTTGGTTAATGGTTAACTGTCCACTTTCTACGAATAGTAATTCATAATGAGCTTGCGCTTTCACTTCTATTTGATGAAATTCTTGAAATTGATAGGATACTGCCGTCAATAGTTCCTGGACTTGGATTTTGACTGTATGTTGCGTCACATGAATATCATTTTCTATTGTAATGAGTTGTGGTTCTTGTGGTGTTTTGGTTGAAAGTTGAACTAAAACATCATCGGATAAGCTGAGAATATTAAAGGTTGTATTTGGTGCTAAAATATACTCGCCGTCTAATAAATATTGTTGATTTTCCCTAAATACTAAAAGTGCTAGTCCTGATAAAGGCGATACTTTTACAGCCGTTTCAAATTGAAATAATGTATGTGTATGGTTGGCAGTAATTTTAATTTGGCGATGATGAATAAAATCTTTTAACTGAACATTTTTGAGAAAGAAATTGGTAGCATGATTAAATTGTTGATTCGCTTGAAACATCATAGACGCTCCTTTCTATATGGATTATTATATATCAAAGCAAGGGTTATTGCATTAAAAAAGGTTTATCTCTTCCTAAAAAAGATAACATGGGGTAATTGATAATGATTGAAATGTGTGGTGCAAATAATTATTAATAAATGACCGATAGAGATAATGAAAATAGTAAAGTCAGTATTACCGAAAAATTAGAAAAAATTTTTTCAAACATTAGAAAAATCAGTTATTATTTTTAATGTTGTGCTATAATGTAGTCAGAGTTTAGCGAGATAAGTGTCTTTTTAATTATAAAAGTATTAAAGTAAGGGTGACGAATTTCTACTACTTTAATTGTTTTGCACTCTATTAACTATTAATTCATTGAAAAATGGAGGAGTGATCCGTTTGAATAAAATCAATAAAGTATTAATCGCCAACCGTGGTGAAATTGCAATCCGTATTGGACGTGCATGTAAAGAACTTGGTATTGATACGGTTAGTATTTATTCTAAAGAAGATATTGGTACATTGCACCGACAAAAGGCAGATGAGTCATATTTAATTGGTGAAGATTTAGGGCCGATTGATGCCTATTTAGATATTGAGGGTATTATTAATTTAGCCAAAGAAAAACAAGTCGATGCGATTCACCCAGGGTATGGTTTTTTAAGTGAAAATGAGCAATTTGCTCGTCGTTGTCAAGAAGAGGGTATTATTTTTATTGGGCCGCAACTGCGTCATCTTGAAATGTTCGGTAATAAAACACGTGCAAGAGAAACGGCGATTAGTGCTGGTTTACCTGTAATTCCAGGTACTGACGGAACATTGGAATCTTTTGCTGAAGCGAAAGCATTTGCTGAAACTGCGGGTTATCCATTGATGATGAAAGCTGTCAGTGGTGGTGGCGGTAAAGGGATGCGTATTGTCACGAATGAGAGTGAATTAGAAGAGGCATATGAACGTGTGAAATCAGAGGCTAAATCATCTTTTGGTGATGACCGACTTTATGCTGAAAAATACGTCGCAAACCCTAAGCATATTGAAGTACAAATTTTAGGTGACCAGTACGGTAATGTCGTGCATTTATTTGAACGTGATTGCTCGATTCAACGTCGTCATCAAAAAGTAGTAGAAGTAGCACCGTCTTTTGGTTTGTCAGCTGAAATGCGTAAAAAACTAACCGATGCGTCACTACAATTGATGCAATATGTTGGCTATGTCAATGCCGGAACGGTTGAATTTTTAGTTGCTGGTGATGAATTTTATTTTATTGAAGTCAACCCACGTGTTCAAGTGGAACATACGATTACTGAATTGGTAACAGGAATTGATATTGTTAAATCACAAATTCAAATTGCTGACGGCGAAAGTTTATTTGGAGATGCAATTGATTTACCACCACAAGAAGAAATTGCGACTCGTGGGTATGCGATTCAATGCCGTATTACAACCGAAGACCCATTGAATGATTTTGCACCAGATTCTGGTTCAATTATCAGTTATCAGTCACCAGGTGGGGCAGGTATCCGTCTTGATGCTGGAGATGCTTTTGCTGGAGCAATGGTGACACCGTATTACGATTCTCTATTAGTTAAGATTTCATCGTATTCGTTTAATAAACGTGGTGCGATTGATAAAATGGCTCGTGCCCTTGATGAAATTAAAATTAATGGCTTAAAAACGAATATTCGCTTTTTACAAAATATTATTGCGAATGATACTTTTGCTGCTGGTAATTATGATACTGGTTTTATTGCAGATAATCCAAGTTTATTTAACTTTGTACCGCCACGTGACCGAGGAAATAAATTATTGCGTTATATTGCAAATGTGACAGTTAATGGTTTTCCTGGTATTGGTAAAGTCGATAAACCTATCTTTGATAAACGTGAGATTCCAGCGATTGAGGGTGTACGTCAAGGGATTCACCCAGCAAGTTTTAATAAACGCAGTAAGCGTCGTTTACAACGTAAACCAATCTTAGACGGTGAATTGACGTTTAAACACTTATTAGATACAAAAGGGCCGAAAGCAGTGGCTGATGCCGTATTGGCTGAAAAAGATGTACTGGTGACCGATACGACATTGCGTGATGCACATCAATCTGTTTTGACAACACGTTTGAGAACGACTGATATGTTACACGTTGCCCCTTATATGAATGCAACATTGCGTGATAGCTTCTCATTAGAAATGTGGGGTGGTGCAACTTTTGACGTGGCATATAATTTTTTGAAAGAAAGCCCATGGGAGAGATTGCAAGAATTGCGTCGCTTAATTCCAGATATTCCATTCCAAATGTTGTTACGTGCAGCCAATGCTGTAGGATATAAAAATTATCCAGATAATGTGGTCGAACGTTTTATCGCTGAGAGTGCGAAACAAGGAATTGATGTGTTTCGTATTTTTGATTCACTCAATTGGTTAGAAGCAATGAAAAAACCGATTGATGCTGCCTTGCAAACAGGAAAATTAGTTGAAGGTACTATTTGTTATACTGGTGATATTTTAAATCCGAAGCGTTCATCGCTCTATACATTAGATTATTATGTCAAACTGGCAAAAGAAATTGAGGCACTCGGTGTGCATACATTAGCAATTAAGGATATGGCAGGTTTATTAAAACCAGAGGCAGCATTCCAACTTGTATCAGCTCTGAAAGCTGAATTGTCAATACCGATTCATTTGCATACGCATGATACGGCAGCAAATGGTATTATGGTGTATTCACGTGCCATTGATGCCGGTGTAGACATTATTGATACTGCTAACCCTGCATTAAGTGGACAAAATTCTCAACCGAATGCCAATTCATTATTCTTTGCTCGTCAAGGAACAAATCGTCAAGTGAAAATTGATGTTGAAGCGAATGATACTTTAGCAGAATATTGGAAAATGACACGTCAATATTACAAACCATTTGAAAGTGA contains:
- a CDS encoding pyruvate carboxylase, with translation MNKINKVLIANRGEIAIRIGRACKELGIDTVSIYSKEDIGTLHRQKADESYLIGEDLGPIDAYLDIEGIINLAKEKQVDAIHPGYGFLSENEQFARRCQEEGIIFIGPQLRHLEMFGNKTRARETAISAGLPVIPGTDGTLESFAEAKAFAETAGYPLMMKAVSGGGGKGMRIVTNESELEEAYERVKSEAKSSFGDDRLYAEKYVANPKHIEVQILGDQYGNVVHLFERDCSIQRRHQKVVEVAPSFGLSAEMRKKLTDASLQLMQYVGYVNAGTVEFLVAGDEFYFIEVNPRVQVEHTITELVTGIDIVKSQIQIADGESLFGDAIDLPPQEEIATRGYAIQCRITTEDPLNDFAPDSGSIISYQSPGGAGIRLDAGDAFAGAMVTPYYDSLLVKISSYSFNKRGAIDKMARALDEIKINGLKTNIRFLQNIIANDTFAAGNYDTGFIADNPSLFNFVPPRDRGNKLLRYIANVTVNGFPGIGKVDKPIFDKREIPAIEGVRQGIHPASFNKRSKRRLQRKPILDGELTFKHLLDTKGPKAVADAVLAEKDVLVTDTTLRDAHQSVLTTRLRTTDMLHVAPYMNATLRDSFSLEMWGGATFDVAYNFLKESPWERLQELRRLIPDIPFQMLLRAANAVGYKNYPDNVVERFIAESAKQGIDVFRIFDSLNWLEAMKKPIDAALQTGKLVEGTICYTGDILNPKRSSLYTLDYYVKLAKEIEALGVHTLAIKDMAGLLKPEAAFQLVSALKAELSIPIHLHTHDTAANGIMVYSRAIDAGVDIIDTANPALSGQNSQPNANSLFFARQGTNRQVKIDVEANDTLAEYWKMTRQYYKPFESDLTTAWTAVYDFEMPGGQYSNLKLQAESLGLGDRFEEVCQMYRRVNLLFGDIIKVTPSSKVVGDMALFMVQNDLDEDSVIERGDRLDFPDSVIAFFKGEIGQPAGGWNHALQKVVLKGEQPLSVRAGEMMSPYDFEAEAKRLSERLFIDIDETILLSAALYPKVHQDFIDFVDDYGTVSVLETPTFFYGMKSHETISVEIEPGKTMNIELTSIGSLKPNGLRTIYFNLNGMSQKIEIRDLSAKVSADVRPMADRSNENHIAAQMPGTVFSIKVKEGDSVKEGQILLVTEAMKMETTIQAPKDGVVKTVYVKKQDAIKTGELLVELQ
- a CDS encoding helix-turn-helix transcriptional regulator, which codes for MFQANQQFNHATNFFLKNVQLKDFIHHRQIKITANHTHTLFQFETAVKVSPLSGLALLVFRENQQYLLDGEYILAPNTTFNILSLSDDVLVQLSTKTPQEPQLITIENDIHVTQHTVKIQVQELLTAVSYQFQEFHQIEVKAQAHYELLFVESGQLTINQATLTKGQAILIAPNTTYQRLYDASEKCLVHTIRFNATGIDKRLVNTILDISTLIAPLLDLMHQDFTAPLQADYLSLHVHSLLIALNQRLIEPASEQTTSMQEKYEDELFAKIIDFIHSSDITTLKVSDLVQQFNISRSTLQHLFNKYQHVTPKIYINQLRLEKSRQLIRESNLSITEIATQLGYGSLQYFSRAFSNTYNVSPSEYAKGYAKRL